One genomic region from Mytilus trossulus isolate FHL-02 chromosome 9, PNRI_Mtr1.1.1.hap1, whole genome shotgun sequence encodes:
- the LOC134683832 gene encoding uncharacterized protein LOC134683832, protein MSPTVSNQDRSSDRDLEDIIPDTPESTLRLNTGRNLFDYILEIQQSVKELHQKIDKEKKFRIEGAVQQELNVIAKAAFGTDIFNVSDCFIDEIKQLIQLEMNRTPTALEVRMAKQHIRKKFSMEYRPAMYRTLKKNMEMGREQITRKLFKSFASTLHQTTVNTVGYRKKVVLIMRIVQRRGSIVPGTFWTRVRNLYDSIEEKIPARKLAIYEAFQRKDDRGGREQ, encoded by the exons GATCTGGAAGATATAATACCAGACACACCAGAATCCACACTGAGACTTAATACAG GAAGAAATTTATTCGATTACATCCTGGAAATACAACAATCAGTTAAAGAATTACACCAAAAAATTGACAAGGAAAAAAAGTTCCGCATTGAGGGTGCAGTTCAACAAGAGTTGAATGTAATTGCCAAGGCGGCgtttggtacagacattttcaatgTGTCAGACTGTTTCATT GACGAAATAAAGCAGCTGATCCAATTGGAAATGAACAGAACCCCTACTGCACTTGAAGTTAGAATGGCCAAAcagcatataagaaagaagttTAGTATGGAGTATAGACCTGCTATGTACAGAACT ctaaagaaaaatatggaaatggGAAGGGAGCAAATAACcagaaaattattcaaaagcTTTGCAAGTACCTTGCACCAAACCACTGTAAATACAGTAggatatagaaaaaaagtagTATTGATAATG aGAATTGTACAAAGAAGGGGTAGCATTGTCCCAGGTACCTTCTGGACCAGAGTCAGAAATCTATATGACTCAATAGAAGAAAAGATACCAGCCAGAAAACTGGCTATTTATGAGGCGTTTCAAAGGAAAGATGACAGGGGGGGGAGGGAACAATAA